A genome region from Pseudomonas pergaminensis includes the following:
- a CDS encoding nucleotidyltransferase family protein → MTVTAIVLAAGQGSRFRAVAGVDQDKLLADCVGLDGVTRPVIEQVLMSLPAAVVERWVVTSPDRLEVIRLAEAYGCKVLLRRSAGMGDSIAAAVAASAAADGWLVVLGDMPFICSSSVERVIDGLEAGGICVPVQNGQYGHPVAFSRASGPGLMALKGDRGARPLFAQAKVCEVSVDDPGVLWDVDLPQSLHYSPP, encoded by the coding sequence GTGACTGTCACCGCAATTGTGCTCGCGGCGGGGCAGGGCAGTCGCTTTCGTGCCGTGGCGGGGGTAGACCAGGATAAGTTGTTGGCTGATTGTGTGGGTCTGGATGGCGTGACACGGCCGGTGATCGAGCAGGTGCTGATGAGTCTGCCGGCTGCTGTGGTTGAGCGCTGGGTGGTGACTTCACCGGACCGGCTTGAAGTGATTCGCTTGGCAGAGGCCTACGGTTGCAAGGTCTTGCTGCGGCGCTCAGCAGGCATGGGCGACAGTATTGCGGCGGCGGTTGCAGCCAGTGCGGCGGCGGACGGCTGGCTGGTGGTGCTGGGAGATATGCCGTTTATCTGTTCGTCCAGCGTTGAGCGGGTGATCGATGGGCTGGAGGCAGGTGGCATCTGTGTGCCGGTGCAGAATGGGCAGTATGGGCACCCTGTGGCGTTTAGCCGGGCATCTGGGCCAGGGCTGATGGCGTTGAAAGGTGATCGTGGTGCCAGGCCGTTGTTTGCGCAGGCGAAGGTATGTGAAGTGTCTGTTGATGATCCGGGCGTGCTCTGGGATGTCGACCTGCCACAGTCTTTACATTACTCCCCACCCTAA
- the plsX gene encoding phosphate acyltransferase PlsX produces the protein MSALVIAIDAMGGDFGPRSIVQACIASLSATPSLHLTLVGQPSLLEELIASHPAVDRARLTITPASETITMDEKPAAALRGKPDSSMRVALELLRDGKVQACVSAGNTGALMALSRFVLKTLPGIDRPAMVAAIPTQKGYCQLLDLGANVDCSAEHLLQFAVMGSVAAEALGVARPRVALLNIGTEDIKGNQQVKLAATLLQGARGLNYIGFVEGDGLYRGEADVVVCDGFVGNILLKSSEGLATMIATRIEALFKQSLASRLVGALALPLMRRLQADLAPARHNGASFLGLQGIVVKSHGSAGVEGFQSAIARALIEIQENLPQRLHGRLEDLLP, from the coding sequence TTGTCTGCTCTAGTCATCGCGATAGACGCAATGGGCGGGGACTTCGGTCCCCGCAGCATTGTTCAGGCCTGCATTGCCAGCCTGTCTGCAACACCCTCGCTGCACCTGACCCTTGTCGGTCAACCCTCCTTACTTGAAGAACTGATTGCCAGCCATCCGGCGGTGGATCGCGCGCGCCTGACGATTACGCCAGCCAGCGAAACCATCACCATGGATGAAAAGCCAGCGGCAGCCTTGCGTGGCAAGCCTGATTCTTCGATGCGGGTAGCCCTGGAGCTGCTGCGTGATGGCAAGGTGCAAGCCTGCGTCAGTGCCGGCAATACCGGGGCCTTGATGGCGTTGTCGCGGTTTGTGCTCAAGACGCTGCCCGGCATTGACCGGCCCGCGATGGTGGCGGCGATTCCGACGCAGAAGGGCTACTGCCAGTTGCTGGACTTGGGCGCAAACGTCGATTGCAGCGCCGAGCATCTGCTGCAGTTCGCCGTGATGGGCTCGGTGGCCGCCGAGGCGCTTGGCGTGGCGCGTCCGCGCGTTGCCTTGCTGAATATCGGTACCGAAGACATCAAGGGTAACCAGCAGGTCAAGCTCGCCGCCACGTTGCTGCAAGGTGCGCGCGGCTTGAACTACATCGGTTTTGTCGAGGGTGACGGGTTGTATCGCGGTGAGGCGGACGTGGTGGTGTGCGACGGATTTGTCGGCAATATCCTGCTCAAATCCAGCGAAGGCCTGGCGACCATGATCGCCACGCGTATCGAAGCACTGTTCAAGCAGAGCCTGGCCTCGCGCTTGGTTGGCGCGCTGGCGCTGCCGTTGATGCGCCGCCTGCAGGCTGACCTGGCCCCGGCGCGGCATAATGGCGCGAGTTTCCTGGGGTTGCAGGGCATTGTGGTGAAAAGCCATGGCTCGGCCGGCGTGGAAGGCTTTCAAAGCGCGATTGCGCGGGCCCTGATCGAGATCCAGGAAAACCTGCCGCAACGCTTGCATGGCCGTCTAGAGGACCTGTTGCCTTAG
- the fabG gene encoding 3-oxoacyl-ACP reductase FabG — MSLQGKVALVTGASRGIGQAIALELGRQGAVVIGTATSASGAERIAATLKENGVQGTGLELNVTSDESVAAVLAEITAQFGAPAILVNNAGITRDNLMMRMKDDEWYDVVDTNLNSLFRLSKGVLRGMTKARWGRIINIGSVVGAMGNAGQVNYASAKAGLEGFSRALAREVGSRSITVNSVAPGFIDTDMTRELPEAQREALLTQIPLGRLGQAQEIANVVTFLASDGAAYVTGATIPVNGGMYMS, encoded by the coding sequence ATGAGTCTGCAAGGTAAAGTTGCACTGGTTACCGGCGCTAGCCGTGGCATTGGCCAGGCGATCGCCCTGGAACTGGGCCGTCAGGGCGCTGTTGTGATCGGCACTGCCACTTCCGCTTCGGGCGCCGAGCGTATCGCCGCGACCCTGAAGGAAAACGGCGTGCAAGGCACCGGCCTTGAGCTGAACGTGACCAGCGATGAGTCCGTGGCTGCCGTACTGGCTGAGATCACCGCACAGTTCGGCGCGCCGGCGATTCTGGTGAATAACGCCGGTATCACCCGCGATAACCTGATGATGCGCATGAAAGACGACGAGTGGTACGACGTGGTCGACACCAACTTGAACAGTCTGTTTCGCCTGTCCAAGGGCGTTTTGCGTGGCATGACCAAGGCGCGTTGGGGCCGAATTATCAATATTGGCTCCGTAGTGGGTGCCATGGGCAACGCAGGCCAAGTAAACTACGCCTCCGCCAAGGCCGGTCTGGAAGGTTTCAGCCGTGCATTGGCACGTGAAGTCGGCTCGCGGTCGATTACGGTCAACTCGGTGGCCCCAGGGTTCATCGACACCGATATGACCCGCGAACTGCCGGAAGCACAGCGTGAAGCGTTGCTGACGCAGATTCCGCTGGGCCGTCTGGGTCAGGCTCAAGAGATCGCGAATGTGGTCACTTTCCTGGCATCCGACGGTGCGGCATACGTGACTGGGGCTACAATCCCGGTGAACGGCGGGATGTACATGAGTTAA
- the rluC gene encoding 23S rRNA pseudouridine(955/2504/2580) synthase RluC has product MTTTAPQTPSVQLLEVSPEYAGQRIDNFLLARLKGVPKTLIYRILRKGEVRVNKGRIKPEYKLQAGDIVRVPPVRVPERDEPVPLAQGLLQRLEASIVFEDNKLIVINKPCGIAVHGGSGLNFGVIEAFRQLRPDAKELELVHRLDRDTSGLLMIAKKRSMLRHLHTALRGDGVDKRYMALVRGNWASSIKSVRAPLQKSNLRSGERMVEVDEEGKEALTLFKVLRRFGDFATLVEAKPVTGRTHQIRVHTLHAGHCIAGDTKYGDEDFSKEIRDLGGKRLFLHAYMLTVPLPDGGELKLQAPVDEMWAKTVERLSVAP; this is encoded by the coding sequence ATGACGACTACCGCCCCCCAGACCCCCAGCGTCCAGCTGCTTGAGGTCTCGCCGGAATATGCCGGCCAACGCATCGACAATTTTCTCCTGGCCAGGCTCAAAGGCGTGCCCAAGACCTTGATTTACCGCATCTTGCGTAAAGGTGAAGTGCGGGTGAACAAGGGCCGGATCAAGCCTGAGTACAAGTTGCAGGCGGGCGATATCGTGCGCGTGCCGCCGGTTCGCGTGCCGGAACGTGATGAGCCCGTGCCATTGGCCCAGGGCTTGTTGCAGCGCCTTGAGGCGTCGATTGTCTTCGAAGACAACAAGCTGATCGTGATCAACAAGCCTTGTGGCATTGCGGTCCACGGTGGCAGCGGCTTGAATTTTGGCGTGATCGAAGCCTTTCGTCAGTTGCGTCCGGATGCCAAGGAGCTGGAGCTTGTCCATCGCCTGGACCGCGACACGTCTGGCCTGCTGATGATCGCCAAGAAGCGCAGCATGTTGCGCCACTTGCACACCGCCCTGCGTGGCGATGGCGTGGACAAGCGCTACATGGCGCTGGTGCGCGGCAACTGGGCCAGCTCGATCAAGAGCGTCCGTGCGCCGTTGCAGAAGAGCAACCTGCGTTCCGGCGAGCGCATGGTGGAAGTGGACGAGGAGGGCAAAGAGGCCCTGACCCTGTTCAAGGTGCTGCGCCGTTTCGGTGACTTTGCCACCCTGGTAGAGGCCAAGCCGGTGACCGGCCGTACTCACCAGATCCGCGTGCACACCCTGCATGCGGGCCACTGCATCGCCGGAGACACCAAGTACGGCGACGAGGATTTTTCCAAGGAAATCCGCGACCTGGGCGGCAAACGCCTGTTCCTCCACGCCTACATGCTCACGGTACCGCTGCCCGATGGCGGCGAATTGAAGCTGCAGGCTCCGGTCGATGAGATGTGGGCCAAGACTGTGGAGCGTTTGAGTGTCGCACCTTGA
- a CDS encoding HAD-IA family hydrolase — MSHLDYKLLIFDWDGTLANSIGRIVESMHAASTRSGFALCTDHAVKGIIGLGLPEAIRTLYPEISDAELVAFRDHYADHYIALEATPSPLFDGVVQSLDAFRAEGYHLAVATGKARRGLDRVLKAHGWEDYFDITRAADETASKPHPLMLEQILDHCGVSPRQALMVGDASFDLMMARNAGMDSVAVSYGAQAAEALQQYEPRLTIDHFSELQAWLSRAQ; from the coding sequence GTGTCGCACCTTGATTACAAACTGCTGATTTTCGATTGGGACGGCACCCTGGCCAACTCCATTGGCCGCATTGTCGAATCGATGCACGCAGCGTCGACCCGTTCGGGGTTTGCGCTGTGCACGGATCATGCGGTCAAGGGCATTATCGGCCTGGGCTTGCCTGAGGCCATTCGCACCTTGTACCCCGAGATCAGCGACGCTGAGCTGGTCGCTTTCCGGGATCATTACGCCGATCACTACATTGCGCTGGAGGCTACGCCTTCGCCGCTGTTCGATGGTGTGGTGCAGTCCCTGGATGCCTTTCGCGCCGAGGGTTATCACCTGGCGGTCGCCACCGGCAAGGCCCGTCGCGGCCTGGACCGAGTGCTCAAGGCGCATGGTTGGGAAGATTATTTCGATATCACCCGTGCCGCCGATGAAACTGCCAGCAAGCCTCACCCTCTGATGCTGGAGCAGATCCTGGACCATTGCGGTGTGTCGCCACGCCAGGCCTTGATGGTGGGCGATGCTTCCTTCGACCTGATGATGGCGCGCAATGCGGGCATGGACAGCGTGGCGGTCAGCTATGGCGCCCAGGCGGCCGAAGCCTTGCAGCAATATGAGCCCAGGCTGACGATTGATCATTTTTCCGAATTGCAGGCCTGGCTCAGCCGGGCTCAATAA
- a CDS encoding YceD family protein: MLNDPIPPHVDPRKLADRGTSLQGELLLADLERLCDPLSDTVGTVQAKFVFERDERKSVVIHSFIDTEVKMVCQRCLELVTLPIHSECSYAVVKEGANTQSLPKGYDVLELGEDPLDLHALIEEELLLALPIVPAHHPEECQQPAGLDDEPEPSEDEVTRSNPFSVLAQLKRDPNV, translated from the coding sequence ATGTTGAATGACCCGATTCCACCTCACGTTGACCCGCGCAAATTGGCTGATCGTGGCACCTCCCTTCAAGGTGAGTTGCTGCTGGCCGATTTGGAGAGACTCTGCGACCCGCTTTCCGACACTGTCGGTACGGTGCAGGCCAAATTCGTTTTTGAACGAGATGAACGTAAATCTGTGGTCATTCACAGCTTTATCGACACCGAAGTCAAAATGGTTTGCCAGCGTTGTCTTGAGCTGGTCACCCTGCCGATCCACAGCGAGTGCAGTTATGCTGTGGTGAAGGAGGGTGCGAATACCCAGTCGTTGCCGAAAGGTTATGACGTGCTGGAACTGGGCGAAGATCCTTTGGATCTGCATGCACTGATCGAGGAGGAGCTTTTGCTCGCCTTGCCCATTGTGCCTGCTCATCATCCGGAAGAATGCCAGCAGCCGGCGGGCCTCGATGACGAGCCCGAACCGAGCGAGGACGAGGTAACGCGGTCCAACCCGTTCAGTGTATTGGCGCAGTTAAAGCGTGACCCAAACGTTTAG
- the fabD gene encoding ACP S-malonyltransferase translates to MSTSLAFVFPGQGSQSLGMLAELGAQYPLILDTFKEASDALGYDLWALTQQGPEEQLNQTDKTQPAILTASIALWRLWLAEGGARPAFVAGHSLGEYSALVAAGSLTLGEAVKLVERRGQLMQEAVPAGQGGMAAILGLDDAVVIEACAEAAQGEVVSAVNFNSPGQVVIAGAKAAVERAIEGCKARGAKRALPLPVSVPSHCELMRPAAERFAESIAAINWQAPQIPLVQNVSAAVAADLDTLKRDLLEQLYKPVRWVESVQTLAANGATELVECGPGKVLAGLNKRCADGVSTANLNTPDAFAAARAALA, encoded by the coding sequence ATGTCTACATCCCTCGCATTCGTCTTTCCAGGGCAGGGTTCGCAGTCCCTCGGCATGTTGGCCGAGCTGGGCGCGCAGTACCCGCTGATCCTGGACACCTTTAAAGAGGCTTCCGACGCCCTCGGTTACGACCTGTGGGCACTGACCCAGCAAGGGCCGGAAGAGCAACTCAATCAAACCGATAAAACCCAGCCGGCCATTCTGACCGCTTCGATCGCCTTGTGGCGCTTGTGGCTGGCGGAAGGTGGCGCGCGTCCGGCATTCGTGGCCGGTCACAGCCTGGGCGAATACAGCGCCCTGGTGGCGGCGGGCAGCCTGACCCTCGGTGAAGCGGTCAAGCTGGTCGAGCGTCGTGGCCAACTGATGCAAGAAGCCGTTCCGGCCGGGCAGGGCGGCATGGCCGCGATCCTGGGCCTGGACGATGCCGTCGTGATCGAAGCCTGCGCCGAAGCGGCCCAGGGCGAAGTCGTCAGCGCAGTAAACTTCAACTCCCCTGGCCAGGTGGTGATTGCGGGTGCCAAGGCTGCCGTTGAGCGTGCGATCGAAGGCTGCAAGGCCCGTGGCGCCAAGCGCGCCTTGCCGTTGCCGGTGAGCGTGCCATCGCACTGCGAGCTGATGCGTCCGGCTGCCGAGCGCTTTGCCGAGTCCATCGCCGCCATCAACTGGCAGGCGCCGCAGATCCCGCTGGTGCAGAACGTCAGCGCAGCCGTGGCCGCCGACCTCGACACCCTCAAGCGCGACCTGCTGGAGCAGCTCTACAAGCCCGTACGCTGGGTTGAGTCGGTCCAGACCCTGGCGGCCAATGGCGCCACCGAGCTGGTCGAGTGCGGCCCGGGCAAAGTCCTGGCCGGCCTCAACAAACGTTGCGCCGACGGTGTGTCGACCGCCAACCTCAATACCCCGGATGCCTTCGCTGCCGCTCGCGCGGCACTGGCCTGA
- the rpmF gene encoding 50S ribosomal protein L32, with protein MAVQQNKKSRSARDMRRSHDALEASTLSVEKTTGEVHLRHHVSPEGVYRGRKVIDKGADE; from the coding sequence ATGGCTGTTCAGCAGAACAAAAAATCCCGCTCCGCCCGTGACATGCGCCGTTCGCACGACGCTCTCGAGGCTAGCACCCTGTCCGTAGAAAAGACCACCGGTGAAGTTCACCTGCGTCACCACGTATCGCCAGAAGGCGTATACCGTGGCCGTAAAGTGATCGACAAGGGCGCTGACGAGTAA
- the rne gene encoding ribonuclease E, whose product MKRMLINATQPEELRVALVDGQRLYDLDIESGAREQKKANIYKGRITRIEPSLEAAFVDFGSERHGFLPLKEISREYFKKAPEGRVNIKDVLSEGQEVIVQVEKEERGNKGAALTTFISLAGRYLVLMPNNPRAGGISRRIEGEERNELREALNGLIAPADMGLIVRTAGLGRSSEEMQWDLDYLLQLWTAIKEASLDRSAPFLIYQESNVIIRAIRDYLRQDIGEVLIDSVEAQDEALTFIRQVMPQYASKIKLYEDSVPLFNRFQIESQIETAFQRVVELPSGGSIVIDPTEALVSIDINSARATKGSDIEETALQTNLEAAEEIARQLRLRDIGGLIVIDFIDMTPAKNQRAVEEKVRECLEADRARVQVGRISRFGLLEMSRQRLRPSLGESSGIVCPRCNGTGIIRDVESLSLAILRLIEEEALKDRTAEVRAQVPIPVAAFLLNEKRNSITKIELRTRARIVILPNDHLETPHFEVQRLRDDSPEAHSGQSSYEIAAAAAEVEEVQPAAATRTLVRQEAAVKTAPARANAPVPTEAAAPVAAPAALPEPSLFKGLVKSLVSLFATKEEPAAPVVVEKPASERPARNEERRNGRQQSRNRNGRRDEERKPREERAPREERAPREERAPREAREETPTVERAPREERAPRTPRAPREDRKPRGEREERVRELREPLDAAPAVAGAAVVAEERPARQPREERAPREERQPRAPREERQPRAENAAASEEEVLTGEEQLQEDGQEGAEGDRPRRRSRGQRRRSNRRERQRDANGNVIEGSEETGENAEAATGEPTGAELAAGLAVTAAVASSVISAPAEAQAHEQAERATAAVEETVTVETPAAETPVVEAPAVEAPVAETAVVESPVVEAPVVEATTPIEAPVVPEVEVAPVQEAQPEVEVATVEPAPVVEPQPVVEAVVEAPVVEAAPEVREVREVREEQTAFQWTAEPAAPVEAPQPAPVVEEAPAPVAEVVVAEPAPVVEPAPVVEPAPVVEAPVVAEVAAPVVEAAPVSALTENGRAPNDPREVRRRRKEAEAAAAAAAAQEAEHESKPLA is encoded by the coding sequence ATGAAAAGAATGCTGATTAACGCAACTCAACCCGAAGAGTTGCGTGTTGCACTGGTAGATGGCCAACGCCTCTACGACCTGGACATCGAATCCGGTGCACGCGAGCAAAAGAAGGCCAACATCTATAAAGGCCGTATTACTCGCATCGAACCAAGCCTTGAGGCTGCCTTTGTCGATTTCGGCTCCGAGCGCCACGGCTTCCTGCCCCTCAAAGAAATCTCCCGCGAGTACTTCAAGAAAGCCCCCGAAGGCCGCGTGAACATCAAGGACGTCCTGAGCGAAGGCCAGGAAGTCATCGTCCAGGTCGAAAAAGAAGAACGTGGCAACAAGGGCGCCGCCCTGACCACTTTCATCAGCCTGGCTGGCCGTTACCTGGTCCTGATGCCAAACAACCCACGTGCCGGCGGTATTTCCCGTCGCATCGAAGGCGAAGAGCGCAACGAACTGCGTGAAGCGCTGAACGGCCTGATCGCACCGGCCGACATGGGCCTGATCGTTCGCACTGCCGGCCTGGGCCGCAGCAGCGAAGAAATGCAGTGGGACCTCGACTACCTGCTGCAACTGTGGACCGCCATCAAAGAAGCCTCCCTGGATCGTTCCGCGCCGTTCCTGATCTACCAGGAAAGCAACGTGATCATCCGCGCCATCCGCGATTACCTGCGCCAGGACATCGGCGAAGTGCTGATCGACAGCGTTGAAGCCCAGGACGAAGCCCTGACCTTCATCCGCCAGGTGATGCCGCAGTACGCCAGCAAGATCAAGCTGTACGAAGACAGCGTTCCGCTGTTCAACCGCTTCCAGATCGAAAGCCAGATCGAGACCGCCTTCCAGCGCGTGGTCGAACTGCCTTCCGGTGGCTCCATTGTGATCGACCCGACCGAAGCCCTGGTGTCCATCGACATCAACTCGGCGCGTGCGACCAAAGGCAGCGACATCGAAGAAACCGCCCTGCAGACCAACCTGGAAGCGGCTGAAGAAATCGCCCGCCAATTGCGCCTGCGTGACATCGGCGGCCTGATCGTGATCGACTTCATCGACATGACCCCAGCCAAGAACCAGCGCGCCGTGGAAGAGAAAGTCCGCGAATGCCTGGAAGCTGACCGTGCCCGCGTGCAGGTTGGCCGTATCTCGCGCTTCGGCTTGCTGGAAATGTCCCGTCAGCGTCTGCGTCCTTCCCTGGGCGAGAGCAGCGGCATCGTTTGCCCACGTTGCAACGGCACCGGCATCATCCGTGACGTTGAATCGCTGTCCCTGGCGATCCTGCGCCTGATCGAAGAAGAAGCCCTGAAAGACCGCACCGCCGAAGTCCGCGCGCAAGTGCCGATTCCGGTTGCCGCTTTCCTGCTCAACGAAAAACGCAACTCGATCACCAAGATCGAACTGCGCACCCGTGCCCGTATCGTCATCCTGCCGAACGATCACCTCGAAACCCCGCACTTCGAAGTGCAGCGCCTGCGTGATGACAGCCCGGAAGCCCACAGCGGCCAGTCCAGCTACGAAATCGCCGCTGCCGCCGCCGAAGTGGAAGAAGTCCAGCCAGCCGCCGCGACCCGCACCCTGGTTCGCCAGGAAGCAGCCGTGAAGACTGCGCCAGCCCGCGCCAACGCACCGGTTCCGACCGAAGCTGCAGCCCCTGTTGCCGCGCCGGCTGCCCTGCCTGAGCCAAGCCTGTTCAAAGGCCTGGTGAAATCGCTGGTGAGCCTGTTCGCCACCAAGGAAGAGCCTGCCGCACCGGTTGTGGTTGAAAAACCAGCCTCCGAGCGCCCAGCACGCAACGAAGAGCGTCGTAACGGTCGCCAGCAGAGCCGTAACCGCAATGGCCGTCGCGACGAAGAGCGCAAGCCGCGCGAAGAACGTGCGCCGCGTGAAGAACGCGCCCCGCGTGAAGAGCGTGCGCCCCGCGAAGCCCGTGAAGAAACCCCGACCGTAGAACGTGCACCGCGTGAAGAGCGCGCCCCACGTACGCCGCGCGCTCCACGTGAAGACCGCAAGCCACGTGGCGAGCGCGAAGAACGTGTACGTGAACTGCGCGAGCCACTGGACGCTGCACCCGCCGTTGCCGGCGCTGCCGTTGTTGCTGAAGAACGTCCGGCCCGCCAGCCGCGTGAAGAGCGTGCGCCACGTGAAGAACGCCAACCTCGCGCCCCGCGTGAAGAGCGTCAACCGCGTGCCGAGAACGCTGCTGCCAGCGAAGAAGAAGTACTGACCGGCGAAGAGCAACTGCAGGAAGACGGTCAGGAAGGCGCCGAAGGCGATCGTCCACGCCGCCGTTCCCGTGGCCAGCGTCGTCGCAGCAACCGTCGTGAGCGTCAGCGTGATGCCAACGGCAACGTGATCGAAGGCTCGGAAGAGACCGGCGAAAACGCAGAAGCCGCTACCGGCGAACCGACTGGCGCCGAACTGGCTGCCGGCCTGGCCGTGACCGCTGCCGTTGCCAGCTCGGTCATCAGCGCACCTGCTGAAGCCCAGGCACACGAGCAGGCTGAACGCGCTACCGCTGCTGTTGAAGAAACCGTCACCGTGGAAACACCTGCCGCCGAGACGCCAGTCGTTGAAGCACCTGCTGTTGAAGCGCCGGTTGCTGAAACTGCAGTCGTAGAATCGCCGGTTGTTGAAGCGCCTGTTGTCGAAGCCACCACCCCAATCGAAGCGCCGGTTGTTCCGGAAGTGGAAGTTGCCCCGGTTCAAGAAGCCCAGCCAGAAGTTGAAGTGGCAACGGTTGAGCCCGCCCCAGTGGTTGAGCCTCAGCCAGTGGTTGAAGCGGTGGTTGAAGCACCGGTTGTCGAAGCAGCGCCAGAAGTACGTGAAGTCCGCGAAGTTCGTGAAGAACAGACCGCCTTCCAATGGACTGCCGAGCCTGCCGCGCCGGTTGAAGCGCCACAACCTGCCCCTGTGGTAGAAGAAGCGCCAGCCCCGGTTGCCGAAGTCGTGGTTGCCGAGCCAGCCCCAGTGGTTGAGCCTGCTCCGGTCGTTGAACCTGCGCCAGTGGTTGAAGCGCCGGTGGTTGCCGAAGTTGCCGCCCCCGTGGTTGAAGCAGCACCGGTCAGCGCGCTGACCGAAAACGGCCGTGCCCCGAACGACCCACGTGAAGTGCGTCGTCGTCGCAAGGAAGCCGAAGCCGCCGCAGCTGCTGCCGCAGCACAGGAAGCAGAGCACGAGAGCAAACCTCTCGCCTGA
- a CDS encoding Maf family protein has protein sequence MLPLLLASSSVYRRELLSRLHLPFICSSPDIDESHRENESAIELVKRLAEQKARALAASHPGHLIIGSDQVAALDGRIIGKPHTFENAREQLLAASGKRVSFLTGLALLNSETGHCQVDCVPFTVHMRELDVERVERYLRIEQPYDCAGSFKAEGLGVSLFQSTEGPDATSLVGLPLIRLVDMLLAEGVQIP, from the coding sequence ATGCTGCCTTTATTACTTGCATCCAGCTCGGTTTATCGCCGGGAATTGCTGAGCCGCCTGCACCTGCCGTTCATCTGCAGCTCGCCGGATATCGACGAGAGCCACCGCGAAAATGAATCAGCCATTGAACTGGTCAAGCGCCTGGCCGAACAGAAAGCCCGCGCCCTGGCCGCCAGTCATCCCGGGCATTTGATCATTGGCTCCGACCAGGTGGCCGCGCTCGACGGCCGGATCATCGGCAAGCCCCACACCTTCGAGAACGCCCGCGAACAATTGCTGGCAGCCAGCGGTAAGCGCGTCAGCTTCCTCACCGGGCTGGCACTGCTGAACAGCGAGACGGGGCACTGCCAGGTCGATTGCGTACCTTTTACCGTGCACATGCGTGAGCTGGACGTTGAGCGTGTTGAGCGCTATCTGCGGATCGAGCAGCCATATGACTGCGCCGGGAGCTTCAAGGCTGAGGGTTTGGGTGTGAGCCTGTTCCAGAGCACCGAAGGGCCGGACGCGACCAGCTTGGTTGGCTTGCCGCTGATACGACTGGTGGACATGCTGCTGGCTGAAGGCGTCCAGATCCCTTAA
- a CDS encoding S49 family peptidase, with amino-acid sequence MSDEWKAPEKAESSDDKSWKLLEKTLLVSVQEQRRARRWGIFFKLLTFIWLIAMLALFSPLMDMEKSATRGANYTALIEVRGVIADKESASADNIVSSLRAAFEDPKVKGVILRINSPGGSPVQSGYVYDEIRRLRGLHPEIKLYAVISDLGASGAYYIASAADQIYADKASLVGSIGVTAAGYGFVGTMEKLGVERRTYTSGEHKAFLDPFQPQKADETQFWQGVLDTTHRQFIASVKQGRGDRLKDKDHPELFSGLVWSGEQALPLGLIDGLGSASSVARDVIGEKELVDFTVEESPFDRFSKRLGASVAEKLAFYMGFQGPSLR; translated from the coding sequence ATGAGTGACGAGTGGAAAGCGCCCGAAAAGGCTGAAAGCAGTGATGACAAGAGCTGGAAGCTGCTGGAGAAAACCCTCCTGGTCAGTGTCCAGGAGCAGCGTCGTGCGCGGCGCTGGGGGATTTTCTTCAAGCTGCTGACTTTTATCTGGCTTATCGCCATGCTGGCGCTGTTCAGCCCGTTGATGGACATGGAAAAAAGCGCGACCCGTGGCGCCAACTACACCGCGCTGATCGAAGTGCGCGGGGTAATCGCCGACAAGGAATCCGCCAGTGCCGACAATATCGTCAGCAGCCTGCGTGCCGCGTTTGAGGACCCCAAGGTCAAGGGCGTGATCCTGCGCATCAACAGTCCGGGCGGCAGCCCTGTGCAGTCGGGTTATGTGTATGACGAGATTCGCCGTCTGCGTGGCCTGCACCCGGAGATCAAGCTGTACGCCGTTATCTCCGACCTGGGGGCTTCCGGCGCCTATTACATCGCCAGTGCCGCTGACCAGATCTACGCCGACAAGGCCAGCCTGGTGGGCTCCATCGGGGTGACGGCGGCCGGTTATGGGTTTGTCGGCACCATGGAGAAGCTGGGGGTGGAGCGTCGTACCTACACCTCGGGTGAGCACAAGGCTTTTCTCGACCCGTTCCAGCCGCAAAAGGCCGATGAAACCCAGTTCTGGCAGGGCGTGCTCGACACCACCCATCGCCAGTTCATCGCCAGCGTGAAACAAGGGCGTGGCGATCGCTTGAAGGATAAAGACCACCCGGAGCTGTTCTCCGGGCTGGTGTGGTCGGGCGAGCAGGCGTTGCCGCTGGGCTTGATCGACGGCCTGGGCAGTGCCAGTTCGGTCGCACGGGATGTGATTGGCGAGAAGGAGTTGGTGGATTTCACGGTGGAAGAATCGCCGTTTGATCGTTTCTCCAAGCGGCTCGGTGCCAGTGTGGCCGAGAAGCTGGCCTTTTACATGGGCTTCCAAGGCCCGTCCCTGCGCTGA